A single window of Granulicella mallensis MP5ACTX8 DNA harbors:
- a CDS encoding Asp-tRNA(Asn)/Glu-tRNA(Gln) amidotransferase GatCAB subunit A encodes MKLTRRGFGILAGGAVIAETLLGNWPMLAQPAAGEVADADKLSAMSLTEVSEMVHNKTITSTQLVKALLDRINVYNPKVNCYVTVMAKEALGQAAQLDAEQKANKFRGPLHGIPIALKDNIDTAGTRTTAASPMFKDRVPTEDADIVRRLKGAGAIILGKLNLHEFALGCTGDISYFGPTRNPWSLEYVTGGSSAGSGAAVSAALVYGALGTDTGGSIRCPSAWCGIVGLKPTVGLVSIRGIIPCTADLDHCGPMARTVEDVALMLGQMTGYDSLDIFSVQSTPEDYVKAMKQPVSSFRLGTPQSFYDHLDPEIDKAVKAALEVLTKLTAGVTSSAPLWDGSPGAGTGDADFYHHDLIEKYGLNYMPPTRARFEKLENPPPGTKVPTAADAARAHQKLMTTRRMIDSSFKDFDLVVVPTTRLLAPKINDSLAIEAKGGGFGGGAGGASGGKVYDWFAPGGGCMNTSPFDAYGVPAISLPCGFTESGMPIGLMIAGPHFTEGKVLALAYAYQQATQWHKKQPPLTAETVVPPIIESKSSPENK; translated from the coding sequence ATGAAGCTTACACGACGTGGATTTGGCATATTGGCCGGTGGTGCAGTGATTGCGGAGACGCTTTTGGGGAACTGGCCGATGCTGGCACAACCTGCAGCCGGTGAGGTTGCGGATGCCGATAAGTTATCCGCCATGAGTCTGACTGAAGTTTCGGAGATGGTTCACAATAAAACCATTACTTCGACCCAGCTTGTCAAAGCCCTGCTGGACCGGATCAATGTCTATAACCCCAAGGTCAATTGTTATGTCACGGTGATGGCGAAGGAAGCGCTAGGGCAGGCTGCGCAACTGGATGCGGAGCAGAAGGCTAATAAGTTTCGTGGGCCGTTGCACGGAATCCCAATCGCGTTGAAGGACAATATCGACACCGCCGGCACGAGGACTACGGCTGCAAGCCCCATGTTCAAAGACCGTGTCCCGACGGAAGATGCCGATATCGTGCGCAGGCTGAAGGGGGCGGGAGCCATTATTCTTGGTAAGTTGAATCTCCACGAATTTGCTCTTGGATGTACGGGGGATATCTCCTACTTCGGGCCGACGAGAAACCCCTGGTCTCTGGAATATGTAACGGGTGGATCATCGGCAGGTTCCGGAGCTGCGGTATCGGCCGCTCTCGTCTATGGCGCGCTGGGGACGGATACAGGAGGCAGCATCCGGTGTCCGTCCGCATGGTGCGGCATCGTCGGCCTGAAGCCGACGGTTGGACTGGTCTCGATCCGAGGCATTATTCCCTGTACCGCCGATCTCGACCACTGCGGACCTATGGCACGTACGGTAGAAGATGTGGCACTGATGCTGGGCCAGATGACGGGCTATGACAGCCTGGATATCTTTAGTGTTCAAAGTACTCCCGAGGATTACGTAAAGGCGATGAAGCAGCCGGTCTCCAGCTTCCGCCTGGGGACGCCGCAGTCGTTCTACGATCACCTCGATCCGGAGATCGATAAGGCTGTAAAAGCGGCGCTTGAGGTGCTTACAAAATTAACTGCGGGCGTTACTTCAAGCGCTCCTCTCTGGGATGGAAGTCCTGGCGCCGGTACAGGGGATGCTGATTTCTATCATCACGATCTGATCGAGAAATATGGCCTGAACTATATGCCGCCGACTCGTGCTCGCTTTGAGAAGCTCGAGAATCCTCCGCCGGGAACGAAGGTGCCTACGGCTGCCGATGCCGCACGGGCACACCAAAAGTTGATGACGACCCGCCGCATGATCGACTCATCCTTCAAGGACTTCGACCTGGTCGTTGTTCCGACGACCAGGCTGCTCGCACCGAAGATTAATGATTCACTTGCCATTGAAGCGAAAGGCGGTGGTTTTGGTGGAGGGGCAGGCGGGGCCTCTGGAGGTAAGGTCTATGACTGGTTTGCTCCAGGTGGCGGTTGCATGAACACTTCTCCCTTTGATGCTTATGGGGTTCCAGCGATCTCTCTGCCATGCGGATTTACTGAAAGCGGGATGCCGATCGGACTGATGATTGCCGGTCCACATTTCACGGAAGGAAAGGTGTTGGCCCTTGCTTATGCCTATCAGCAGGCTACCCAGTGGCATAAGAAACAGCCGCCATTGACTGCTGAAACCGTAGTTCCACCCATTATTGAGAGTAAGTCGAGCCCCGAGAATAAATAG